The stretch of DNA CGGTCGTGTCTTCGTCGTACTCGTCGATCAGCTCCTTCAGCTTCTTGATCTGCTGCGGCTTGCGGAGCGTGTTCGGAGCCCGGATCGCTAGCGCATCGACCGCCGCGTTACGCACCAGCCGCGTTTCGTCACTGAGCATATCACCGATGTCGTCGGCGTGACTCGCCACAGCCTCCGATGAGAGCGAGCCCACCGCCGCCGCGCGGACTAGCGGGCTCGGGTGGTCGAGCGCCTCACGGCAGAGGTCGTCGCTCTGCGGCGTCTGGAAGTTCGCCAGCGCCCGCAGCGCCGTCGCGCGGACGATGTCCGGCGTACGGCGGCCCGGCAACGGCGCCTCGTAGGCCAAGAGGTCGGAGATCTTGCCGACGGCGTCGGGCCAACCCTTCCAAGCCGCGTCGAGCGCGCGGGCGTAGTGCGGGTCGTTGGGGCGTTTTGGGCCGTACCATTTCTTAATCGCCTCGGCGGCCCACGCGGCGTCCTCGCCATCCTTCGTATGGCAATCGTTGCAGGCGTTGGGCGTGCCGAGCTCGACGCTCAGGTCGGGCCGCGGGATTCGGAAGCTGTGGTCGCGGCGCCCGTCGTTGACCATGTAGTGCCGTTGCGGCATGTGGCAATTCACGCACAGCGATCCCTGAGGATCGCTATGGAAGTGGTGCGCCTTGTTGTCGTACTTCTGATGGCATTGGGCGCAGAGGGCGTTCCCCTCGTACTTCAGCTTCAGCGAGTGCGGGTCGTGGCAGTCGCTGCACTTGACGTTCTCGTGGTACATGCGGCTCTGCAAGAACGAGCCGTAGACGTAGACCTCATCCTCGATCTGCCCATCGGCGTGGTAGAGCCCCGGCTCTAAGAGCGCGAGGTCGTAGTGATCGAAGTAATCGTCACCCGCGTCGAAGCCGCCCGCCAACACCCCGCGTCGCGAATGGCACGGCGCGCACGCCGCGATTTGTGCGGTGTTCGATTCCTGCTTGAGCTTCGCCAGCCCGTAACCGTGCCGTCGGTCCCAGAACAGCGAGTTCGCCTCCGCCAGCTCGACGTGCATACTCCCCGGCCCGTGGCACGCCTCGCAGCTTACGTCGATCTCATTGTAAGTCGTGTGGTAAGTATTGGCCTTGAGATCGAAGTTCTTCTTGAGGTCCGTCGAGTGACACTCGGCGCACATCGTGTTCCAGTTCTGCGCCAGGCCCGTCCAGTGGAGCGGGTCGTGCGGGTCGAGCTTCAATTCGACCGCGTCGGGAGGCGGTACTTCGAACCATTTCTTCTGCTCCGTATCCCACGAGACCCGCAGCACCTGCACACGGCCGCCCTCCATCTCCACCATGTACTGCTGGAGCGGCGTGTAGCCAAAGGTGTAGGCGATCTTGTAGTCGTGGTTCTCGCCGTCGGGGCCTTCGGTGTTGACGTAGAAATCCTTCCCCTTGCGGAAAAACTTGCTGACGACGCCGAGCCGTTCGAAAGTCGCGTCGTCGAAGTCGCCGAGGACCGACTCGTCGGTGGGGAGTTCCATCGCCCGGTCGTGGTGCGACCCCTCGAAGAGCTGCGCCTCTTGCTGGTGGCAGGCGACGCAGCGATCACGGCCAACGTACGTAGCCACCGCATCGGCGGGCAGGGCGACATACCAATCGGCAAAGCACCAGCTCAGGGCAAGAAGGGCCAGGGCCGCCGCGATAAGGACGCGTTTGCTCTTCATGAAGGGCTTCCCGATGCACGAGCCAAAGGTGGCGTCACTTCGGGGGTCCTCTTGCGCGCCGCAGAAAACTCTAGCACGGGATCGCAAGGCGCCGCCAAAATCGGCGAGAGCCCTACTAACGGCAGAAAAAGTGACCCCGGCTGGATTCGAACCAGCAACCTTCGGCTTCGGAGGCCGACGCGATCGCAGACTAACTCCGATGAGGCTCTCTTCGTAAGTTGTTTATAGGCCTTGCCTTAGCGACCACCGCAGACAACTGCCGTTCGTCCGACGATTGGCGAATAATACCCGGTTTTGCCCGGCTTTGTACGGGGTACCGTGACAGATACCGTGACAAGGCCAGATAGCATCGGCTGCAGAGCCAACGGTCACCGGGGTGGCCTGCCAAGCTAGCCCCCCTGATTTGACTCGGTACAGGAACTTGTCCTACTGGCAAGCCAACAAGTCGAGCTGTGACCACTGCATTGCGAAGGTAGGACACGCCTCATGACGAAATGCGTAAATGCGTAAATGCGTAAATGCTTGATACCATGGCGGTTGCGTCGAGCAAGAGTTGTCGCTAATTCGTCGCAACTCCCATATTTTCGATCTTACGAATGGATTCCGGGTATGTTCCGGGGACCTTATGCTGAGGGGATTTCGTACCCAATTCTGTACCCAGCACCGCACTTTACCGTAGAAGGTCGCCCTAGGCAGTACGGACATTCACAGCAGATCGACGAGGAGGGCGTCCGCTGGCTGGAGAACCTCGAGCAGTCGACGCGGCTGGCGAGCCCCGATCGCTTGGTGCACATCGGCGACCGGGAGAGCGACATCTACGAGCTGTTCTGCCTTGCGAAGGAGCAGCAGACGCACTTCCTCGTGCGGACGTGCGTCGATCGTCGCGCCGGGACGGGCAAGACGACGATCGCCCGGAAGATGCAGCGCGAGCCGATCCACGGGACGCACGTCGTCGAAGTCCTCGACGCCAAGCACCGGCCGATCGAGGTCGAACTGCAACTGCGGTTCAGCGAGATGACGGTCCACCCGCCGATCGGCAAGCACACGAAATACCCGCCGCTGTCGCTCACCGTGATCCACGCCCGGGAGCGAGGCAAGCCGGAGGGCCGCAAGCCGATCTGCTGGAAGCTGCTCACCGACCTGCCGGTCGAGAGCCTGGAGTCAGCCGGCGAGAAGCTCGACTGGTACGCGCAGCGGTGGAAAGTCGAGACCTTTCACAAGGTGCTCAAGTCGGGCTGCCGCGCCGAAGACGCCAAGCTGCGTACCGCCGAGCGGCTCACCAACTTGATCGCCGTCTTCTGCATCATCGCGTGGAGGGTGTTTTGGCTGACGATGGTCAATCGAACTAATCCGAAAACATCCGCCGACACGGTGTTTACGGAGACCGAGATCGCGATCCTGAATCATGTGGCAGGCGATTCCGAGCCACCACCGAAGAACGTTGCTCACTACCTGCTGGTCGTCGCCAAACTGGGCGGCTACCTCGCCCGCAAGAACGACGGCCCGCCGGGGAACGCGGTGATGTGGCGTGGGCTATCACGCCTGACCGATATCCACCTGGGCGTCGAGATCGGCAAGGGAATTGTGGGGAATTGAAAGTTTCGCGGAACGGACACGCGTAGTTCTCGGGCTTCTTTTCGTGTGCGTTTTCGCGAACCACAGTGACCAGCATCGAATTCCTGTACCACCCGCTATGAAGGTAGGGGTTGGGTAAAGCCGCTTCTCGCCCCGTGTCGAGGGGATTCCGTGCCCGATTCCGTGCCACCCGCTGCGAGCACCGGCCCCGGCATCCGGGGCTCTATTCCGAGAACTGGCAGACTGGTTTCCCGCGAAACGTAGAAGAGAATGCGGCGGCTGCGGCTATCGTTAGGACCGCCGCGCTCGGCTCCGGTACGGGCCGGCCGTAGAAGATGTAGACGGCGCCTTCGCTTAAGCGGACCGTATCCGATGCGTGAGCGCCGAGGACGATGTCCGCCAAACCGTCCCCGTTGAGATCGCCCGTGGAATCGACGGCGGAGCCGATGAAGTCGCGGTACCCACCGATGAACACCGCGTCGGCGTTGTCGAGATCGTAAACGGCCTCGTCGAGCACGCCGCCGCGTCGCCCGTAGACGAGGTAGGTTTTTCCGCCTTGCTGCCCGTCAGCGTAATCGTTGGGGTCTCCCTGGGCCTGGTAGGCCCCGATCAACAGGTCGTCG from Botrimarina mediterranea encodes:
- a CDS encoding HEAT repeat domain-containing protein; translation: MKSKRVLIAAALALLALSWCFADWYVALPADAVATYVGRDRCVACHQQEAQLFEGSHHDRAMELPTDESVLGDFDDATFERLGVVSKFFRKGKDFYVNTEGPDGENHDYKIAYTFGYTPLQQYMVEMEGGRVQVLRVSWDTEQKKWFEVPPPDAVELKLDPHDPLHWTGLAQNWNTMCAECHSTDLKKNFDLKANTYHTTYNEIDVSCEACHGPGSMHVELAEANSLFWDRRHGYGLAKLKQESNTAQIAACAPCHSRRGVLAGGFDAGDDYFDHYDLALLEPGLYHADGQIEDEVYVYGSFLQSRMYHENVKCSDCHDPHSLKLKYEGNALCAQCHQKYDNKAHHFHSDPQGSLCVNCHMPQRHYMVNDGRRDHSFRIPRPDLSVELGTPNACNDCHTKDGEDAAWAAEAIKKWYGPKRPNDPHYARALDAAWKGWPDAVGKISDLLAYEAPLPGRRTPDIVRATALRALANFQTPQSDDLCREALDHPSPLVRAAAVGSLSSEAVASHADDIGDMLSDETRLVRNAAVDALAIRAPNTLRKPQQIKKLKELIDEYDEDTTVLFDRAGPNLRLAELARSQGDVRKSIASLRDAIRMEPYLSGPRSEVARLLEQSGQADKQEIRELREEEVELLERDSELLPESGRPHYQRGMLLYLLGRNADAVGALEEATRLEPQSFEYLTALALLYEQAGKKAEAIETLRKMNALRPNDPVVGNLLRRVQAMRDTE
- a CDS encoding IS4 family transposase — its product is MFRGPYAEGISYPILYPAPHFTVEGRPRQYGHSQQIDEEGVRWLENLEQSTRLASPDRLVHIGDRESDIYELFCLAKEQQTHFLVRTCVDRRAGTGKTTIARKMQREPIHGTHVVEVLDAKHRPIEVELQLRFSEMTVHPPIGKHTKYPPLSLTVIHARERGKPEGRKPICWKLLTDLPVESLESAGEKLDWYAQRWKVETFHKVLKSGCRAEDAKLRTAERLTNLIAVFCIIAWRVFWLTMVNRTNPKTSADTVFTETEIAILNHVAGDSEPPPKNVAHYLLVVAKLGGYLARKNDGPPGNAVMWRGLSRLTDIHLGVEIGKGIVGN